The Cylindrospermopsis curvispora GIHE-G1 genome contains a region encoding:
- a CDS encoding glycosyltransferase: protein MEKSKLITPTGPLKIAEYPALELGWDDDVVLLSLVIPTYQERENIHKMINIINSILEESIPNNYELIVVDDNSPDLTWQVAESLIPEYPQLRVMRRQQERGLSSAVIRGWQAAKGQILGVIDGDLQHPPEILLQLLSQIKRGADLAVASRHVNGGGVSSWNVVRRFLSRGAQILGLVILPHILGKVSDPMSGYFMVRRNAIAGVEMNPIGYKIILEVIARGKIKKIGEVGYVFCEREEGESKVTWKQYLEYIQHLIRLRLSTGRLGKISQNFNLQITPPLSRFMRFGLVGLSGVFVDTAVLYLLSDTLALPLIGSKILAGELAIFNNFLWNDVWTFGDISIQQRSWKQRIKRFYKFNLICLAGLIINVLILKFLVHFLISNRYIANLIAIGVTTIWNFWLNLKLSWRVTDVK from the coding sequence GTGGAAAAATCAAAGCTAATTACCCCCACGGGTCCCTTAAAAATTGCCGAATATCCAGCTTTGGAGTTGGGGTGGGATGATGATGTTGTTCTCTTATCCTTGGTAATTCCCACCTATCAAGAGCGAGAAAACATTCATAAAATGATTAACATCATCAACAGCATACTAGAGGAAAGTATTCCCAATAACTACGAATTAATAGTAGTTGATGATAATAGTCCCGACTTGACATGGCAAGTAGCAGAATCGTTAATTCCAGAGTATCCCCAATTGCGAGTGATGCGTCGTCAACAGGAAAGAGGTTTGTCCTCAGCAGTAATTAGAGGTTGGCAAGCTGCCAAAGGGCAAATTTTAGGGGTAATAGATGGGGATTTACAGCATCCTCCAGAGATACTATTACAACTGTTATCCCAAATAAAAAGAGGTGCTGATTTGGCCGTGGCCAGTCGTCATGTGAATGGTGGTGGTGTTAGTAGCTGGAACGTGGTCAGACGATTTCTATCCCGTGGAGCCCAAATTTTAGGGTTGGTTATCTTACCACATATCCTAGGTAAAGTTAGTGACCCCATGAGTGGCTATTTTATGGTACGTCGAAATGCGATCGCTGGAGTAGAAATGAACCCCATAGGCTATAAAATTATTTTAGAAGTAATTGCGAGAGGGAAGATCAAAAAAATTGGGGAAGTTGGTTATGTATTCTGTGAACGCGAGGAGGGGGAAAGTAAAGTAACTTGGAAGCAATATCTAGAATACATTCAACACCTCATACGTCTACGTTTATCTACGGGAAGATTAGGAAAAATCAGTCAGAACTTTAACTTACAAATTACCCCTCCTCTAAGTAGATTTATGCGATTTGGTTTAGTGGGACTAAGTGGGGTGTTTGTAGATACGGCCGTGCTTTACCTATTGAGTGATACTTTAGCTTTACCCCTAATTGGTAGCAAAATCCTAGCTGGGGAGCTGGCAATTTTCAATAATTTCCTGTGGAATGATGTATGGACATTTGGGGATATTTCTATCCAACAACGGAGTTGGAAACAGCGAATAAAGAGATTTTATAAATTCAACTTGATTTGTTTAGCAGGTTTAATCATAAATGTATTGATATTAAAATTTCTGGTTCACTTTTTAATTTCCAATCGTTATATTGCCAATCTCATAGCAATTGGCGTGACAACAATTTGGAATTTTTGGCTTAATTTAAAATTAAGTTGGCGGGTAACAGACGTCAAGTGA
- a CDS encoding ATP-binding protein produces MVQERTTRVNARKTDVFDIFNFKYYIGPNPYLDTAAIVFDFALTEHQDPLPMEDYVHTISDFYPQVAKQTYELYANLFAQVVSEVNKLDMSLYFNLYSINSHDSYVKIAIQALHEHTAKSVVYLVWDWFENISKERYFPLEERLIKLQDQFRKSVYGGPTVYALWQTAYQQGIPTFYLWEEGLMQYGYGKKQLRGIATTFDVDSHLDSEFTTRKDDCKEFLDRLGFPVPKGDIVTSEKQAIAVAQEIGYPVAIKPVSGHKGIGVTPNIRDSRKLKSAYELAVSAIPKDQSIRVIVEESIWGKDFRLLCVNGKFVAATERRQPSVIGDGYSTIEELIARENNQPQRRDTPTSSMSKIVIDRAMERYLYSQRLDLDSVIEKNRSVYLSDVANISSGGVSINATDKIHPDNIILAEEIAQNFRLTCLGIDVIAKNIAHSWRYGNFAVLEINAAPGIFMHLNPAIGKSVDVPHYILSEFFPSAEDARIPIITFNRITKKALLDTIAYLLSEYPKLKIGGVSREGSFLNLAQRFFHEDYNRNVQSLLRHPQLDLFIAEYSGDILESRGMVYKGSDIVILDHPTETEMILLRDAIDGSVVITRHENNISIRHKGVIENLIVTSDRGFSSLYLQRISQFILMSLDVCYPPT; encoded by the coding sequence ATGGTTCAAGAACGAACAACGCGTGTAAATGCTAGAAAAACAGATGTATTCGATATTTTTAACTTCAAGTATTATATTGGACCAAATCCCTATTTAGATACAGCAGCCATAGTATTTGACTTTGCCTTAACTGAACATCAAGATCCTCTGCCAATGGAAGATTATGTTCACACTATTAGTGATTTTTATCCCCAGGTAGCTAAACAAACCTATGAATTATATGCTAATTTATTTGCTCAGGTTGTATCAGAAGTTAATAAGTTAGATATGTCCCTATATTTCAATCTTTACAGTATAAATTCCCATGATTCCTATGTAAAGATTGCCATTCAAGCATTGCATGAACATACAGCCAAATCAGTAGTTTACCTGGTTTGGGACTGGTTTGAAAATATTAGTAAAGAACGGTATTTCCCCCTTGAAGAGAGACTGATAAAATTACAAGATCAATTTCGCAAATCTGTTTATGGTGGACCGACTGTCTATGCTTTATGGCAAACTGCTTACCAACAGGGTATTCCTACTTTTTATCTATGGGAAGAGGGGTTAATGCAATATGGTTACGGAAAAAAACAGCTGAGGGGAATTGCGACCACCTTTGATGTTGATAGTCATCTGGATTCGGAATTTACCACTCGTAAAGATGACTGTAAGGAATTTTTAGACCGATTGGGTTTTCCTGTCCCCAAAGGTGATATTGTAACTTCAGAAAAACAAGCTATAGCTGTAGCTCAAGAAATTGGTTACCCTGTTGCAATTAAACCTGTGTCTGGTCATAAGGGGATTGGTGTCACCCCCAATATAAGGGACTCGAGAAAATTAAAATCTGCTTATGAGTTGGCAGTTTCAGCAATTCCTAAAGACCAGTCAATTAGAGTAATTGTTGAAGAAAGTATCTGGGGGAAAGATTTTCGTTTATTGTGTGTGAATGGTAAATTTGTTGCTGCAACAGAACGCCGTCAACCGTCGGTAATTGGGGATGGGTATTCAACAATTGAGGAACTAATTGCCAGGGAAAATAATCAACCACAAAGAAGAGATACTCCTACTTCTTCTATGAGTAAGATTGTGATTGATCGGGCTATGGAACGATATTTATATAGTCAAAGATTAGATTTAGATAGTGTAATTGAGAAAAATCGCAGTGTTTATCTTTCTGATGTTGCTAATATCTCTTCTGGTGGTGTTAGCATTAATGCTACCGATAAAATTCATCCAGATAATATTATTCTTGCAGAGGAAATTGCCCAAAATTTTCGCCTCACTTGTTTGGGGATTGATGTAATCGCTAAAAATATTGCCCATTCTTGGCGATATGGTAATTTTGCTGTTTTGGAAATTAATGCAGCACCGGGTATTTTTATGCATCTTAATCCTGCTATTGGTAAAAGTGTTGATGTTCCACACTATATTCTATCAGAGTTTTTTCCCTCTGCTGAGGATGCTAGAATCCCGATTATAACTTTTAATCGAATTACTAAGAAGGCTTTACTGGATACTATTGCCTACTTATTGTCAGAATATCCAAAATTAAAAATCGGTGGTGTTTCTCGTGAAGGTTCGTTTTTAAATCTTGCTCAAAGATTTTTTCATGAAGATTATAATCGCAATGTTCAAAGTTTATTACGTCATCCCCAATTGGATTTATTTATTGCTGAATATTCTGGGGATATTTTGGAAAGTAGGGGAATGGTTTACAAAGGTAGTGATATTGTTATTTTAGATCATCCCACTGAAACTGAGATGATATTGTTAAGGGATGCCATAGATGGTTCTGTAGTTATTACCAGACATGAAAATAATATTTCTATCCGACATAAGGGGGTCATTGAAAATTTAATAGTTACATCAGATAGGGGATTTTCCAGTCTTTATCTCCAGAGGATTTCACAATTTATTTTGATGTCACTTGACGTCTGTTACCCGCCAACTTAA